In Gemmatimonadota bacterium, a single window of DNA contains:
- a CDS encoding DUF624 domain-containing protein, protein MLALYSVRIGRWNRGAPNMQYREPGLFRKWFWNTYDYLGTLIVINILWLLLALPLVTLPLAFAGLFRVTGRIAAYEETGIRDFFDHTRGDLRRSFLLCGLYAGVLILLAANVLFYVRLMEAWPWTGAILSGVMMWLIVFVCMTAVYALPLMLREQVPVRQIVRTGVYLVVDNPRHSFALLAAGSLVMAFSLASGVGLLFLGLGAIGVLFSTGLREILKRYEQRETGVLEEARGWRDLLRPWGYS, encoded by the coding sequence ATGCTGGCGTTGTATAGCGTCCGAATCGGCCGTTGGAATCGGGGTGCGCCGAATATGCAGTACAGGGAACCCGGTCTGTTCAGGAAGTGGTTCTGGAATACCTATGATTACCTGGGAACGCTGATCGTGATCAACATCCTATGGCTGCTGCTCGCCCTGCCGCTGGTAACCCTTCCCCTCGCCTTCGCCGGACTGTTCCGGGTCACCGGACGCATCGCTGCCTACGAAGAAACGGGCATCAGAGACTTCTTCGACCACACCCGCGGGGACCTGCGCCGGAGCTTTCTGCTCTGCGGCCTGTACGCGGGCGTCCTGATCCTCCTCGCGGCCAACGTGCTCTTCTACGTGCGGCTCATGGAAGCCTGGCCGTGGACGGGGGCGATACTGAGCGGCGTGATGATGTGGCTGATCGTCTTCGTCTGCATGACGGCCGTATACGCGTTGCCCCTCATGCTGCGCGAGCAGGTACCGGTCCGACAGATCGTACGGACGGGCGTATACCTGGTCGTGGACAACCCGCGCCATTCCTTCGCGCTGCTGGCTGCCGGTTCCCTCGTCATGGCCTTCAGCCTGGCCAGCGGCGTCGGGCTGCTCTTTCTGGGTCTCGGCGCCATCGGCGTCCTGTTCAGCACCGGACTGAGGGAAATCCTGAAACGATATGAACAGAGGGAAACCGGCGTCCTGGAGGAAGCGCGTGGATGGCGGGACCTGCTCCGCCCATGGGGGTATTCATGA